The following are encoded in a window of Sphingobium sp. Z007 genomic DNA:
- a CDS encoding EexN family lipoprotein has product MKGIAAALPVLAATFLSGCGQPIGKADLKSDPKLRAEILAACANGTHTDAQECSNAKDVENADKLERSLGHK; this is encoded by the coding sequence GTGAAGGGGATCGCCGCGGCCCTCCCAGTTCTCGCGGCCACGTTCCTGAGTGGTTGCGGGCAGCCGATCGGCAAGGCGGACCTGAAGTCCGATCCCAAGTTACGCGCTGAGATCCTCGCCGCGTGCGCCAACGGCACCCACACCGATGCCCAGGAATGCAGCAACGCAAAGGACGTCGAGAACGCCGACAAGCTCGAGCGTTCGCTGGGTCACAAATAG